The DNA segment GACAGGCCGAGGTGTTTGATTAATCAACAGAACAATCCGTTATTCATGCTGAAGAAGTCTGACGCTGAGAGGGAAAACTCAGAAAGAGTGTGGGACATCAGGACTGTTTGCTCGGATGAAATGAGAGTCGGATTGTTTTCCTCTCTGCAGGGTCACGGCATCTGTCACCAGCATCACTGCACATAAACGCCGCTGTCAGCTCTCAGTGGGATATTATTAGCTGCTGTCAGCCAGCGAGTGACATGTGTTGCACTGATAGTGCTTATAATCTTCAGTATAAATGATCAATaacatatatatgaatgaatcAAGTAGACGAATGGATGCTTTTTGACAAATTGATTCTTTGTCAAAATCTGGCCCAGATGACCTGAACTCACTTTAAATCAATAttgtatatttcacaaaaatatgaagcggcacaactttttcaacattggtaataacagacattaataataagacaataataacattgataaatgttacttgagcagcatattagaatgattgtaatgatgtaatgctgaaaattcagctttgcaacacagaaataaattaaatttgacaatatattccaatagaaaacagttattttacattttaataatattttacaatagtactatttttactatatatttgatcaaataaatgcagccttggtgagcagaagagaattatttaaaatatataatattatcccATACTTCCTTTTCTGTTGTTGCATagtttactttattataattattattattatagaaatgtgtgtatatatatgtgtgtgtgtgtgtgtgtgcgtgtgtgtgtgtgtgtgtgtgtgtgtgtgtgtgtgtgtgtgtgtgtgtgtgtgtgtgtgtgtgtgtttttaaaatatgatgcaaCTGGGATTTTAGTTTGGaggagggttagggttaggggttaccataattatttaaactaaaatttactaGTAAATATGCCAGCACTCTAAAGCCTTGTAATcatgtgggagagagagagagagagagagagagagagagcagagcagtGCACTTGTACATGAAGATGTGTGACTGACTGCAGAAACGACTGCAGCTCTGCCGTGTGTTGCATTACGCAAGTGGCTCATAATCAGCAGTGGAGCTGCAGCAGCGAGCGGCTTACGGAGGACAAACACACagcactccctctctctctctctctctctctctctttctccccctgAGCGAACAGTCTGCGTTTGGCTTCTGAAGCGCAGGAGAGTTTCTGGAGTCACCAAAGACCAGTGGACATGAGCGACTGACATTCACACTTTCCATCTTATTTTTTAGCAGACTTCGATGGCTTTGAAGAAGAGCCGCCTCACCTGGGGCTTCCTGCTGTGGTCTGTGACGTGGAGCTCGGCTTGGACTTTTACCCCACATGAAGGGTCTTCGGTCAGTCCCATATTTCATCGTACCACTCCACCTTCCACCAAGATGGGGATGAACAGCACTGAGGCCCCTACGAGCAACTACTCAGGTTTGTACAGTAACAATATTCTGttataatgatataatgaatGCATATCATCATACAGTGCTATGCAATAATTATCAAATGCACTTAAAAAGTTTTTGCATGTGTTGTAGTGCATGCTTATAAACTCTTAACAGCATGTTTTGCATAACTTTTTCAGAAAGACCACACTCAACCTGCAGCATTTACAGTCcgcaaacacacaaatatataaaaacacatgcactTATTGTGAAATTTACGTGTTggctttaacatttaaaatcttctTAAGGTTTTTACATACAAACAGAGCTTTCATAAAggctcagaaaaaaaatcaccagtgCAAATCAGGTCAGCCTGAACTGCATAGAACTCAGATTTTATTATGATTGGAGAACATATAAAATATCCCAGCCATGCATACTTTGAGCGTACTTTGCAAATAGTTTATGGATGTTTCCTGACCTAAAGTCAATATGCATGACAGATTTGTGGATCTCTGATATTATTGATGTAATATATGAGATTGATTGCAGTATAATGTATCTGTGAAGGAAAAGACAGCATCCTCAGGTGTCAGTTACCGTGAGATTTATTGCTCAGGTGAAACAAAGGATGCTTTTTGCCACGTGGCAATGGCGGGCAGTGGGATAGTTGGCAGTTTGTCAGTTCCGTTACAGGGTTGCCAGCTTTGAAACTGAAATGGAGGGGGTTTATCGCCACTGTGGCCATGACAGAATTTGCCCTGCTTTCAGCTTTCAGTAAGCTGCAAACCTGAGAGAGTCTGAAGTGGATCTGTCCCGGATAAGAACATGCACTGGTCAGATTTCATCCTAAAGTCAAAAAAAgggtatataaatatatttggtttAAAGAAGAAGGTTGTTTAAGGACATCAAGAGGCATTTTATCTATGACAATTTAGCAAATTTACCCCCCAAATTCATACTGACATTatgcaaaaaaagtaattactgtaaaacaaaaaaagatatattatttaatttgtcttttttgtttttgcatgttattttttcatGTACTACCTTAAGTGTCAtttagaaaattatgtttttagaaataatttaaaatgcaacaaaatcactaaaaccttaactaaaattaaaatgaaaacataaaatataaaaataaaatctaatgcaaaatattcataaaaacttcAATTGCATCTcattgatgctaaaataacactggcataatgcttttctttatatatatatatatagatagatatatataaaccATATGGACACCCGTAAAGTTGTTCCATTCACTCCAAGTCACTCATTTACCTGCAACACAATTACAGAGGCTTCCACGTCACTTCTTTAAAGGGATTACTTAACTGAGAGTGTTAAAGAGAGAAAGCCAGAGTACACAGGAATAGCTGGTGAGGTCAGCAGACGGGTTACAGTTACACGTTAAAGATGCAAAGTCGTACCACAGCGTTCCTTGCTGAAGTTACTTGATCATGCATTGACAAAACTGATCCACTCAACCTGTCCCACTGGAGAATGTCTCAGTGCAGCGTGTGGTCAGGCTGCATCATCCCGGCCTCCTCAGCTGCAGGGACTTGTGAGTAATCAATTTTTAATGCACGGCCCTATGCTTTATTAAATCGTGTTCTATTCTAAGAGAAGCTCTCTGGTGCGACCCTTGGGGAGTATGTGAGACGGGACGAAGGGGAGAAAAAGAAACTGACagttgagttatttatttattttgccatggAGTCGGATTGCTTAACGCTAGCAGCATTGCCAAGCCAGTTAAGCTGGGCTTAATGAGACCAGCACAGGACTGCAACTGGTGTGAACAATAAACACCATCCAGTGACCCTGCCAGCTTAATCACACTGACTCCAGCACAGTCAATATGAGCTCCGTTTGACTTTACATTGACAGTGGAAATGAGCAGTGCAGTGATGAAAACTCAGTAGGAGAACACAGAAgacactgaatcctctgtgggAATGTAGAGAGACTGAAGGAGAGGTGGATTATGGGATAGAGCAAGGGAGAAAACACTCTGTGGGTACTGATGGAAAGAGAGAAGGGAAAAACTTTCATCTTAACCCTTGAGGATAATTAAGTACTGTTAACTAAGTCCCAGGAAAACTTTCTTACCCAcatacactcacagacacacttaAAGCTGTCATTTTGATGGACTTATGCACTTATGAACATAAGTCTTGACATTGTGATTACTGACATTTATCTTTTATacttctattctgttctattttattccatttagtaaaattatgaaaaagtgaTAGCAACAAGTTACATTCTATTCTACGCTGTCATGATTTAGTCAGATTATTAAAAAGTTATAGCGACAAGTTACATTCTACTCTATTCTATttagtcaaatttaaaaaaagtgatagcAACAAGTTACactctattatattctatttagTCCAGTCATGAAAAGTGATAGCAGCAAGATacattctattatattctattgtgtgtgtgtgtgtgtgtgtgtgtgtgtgtgtgtgtgtgtgtgtgtgtgtgtgtgtgtgtgtgtgcgcgtgcgtgtgtgatTTAGTTCAATCATGAAAAAGTGATAGTAACaagttctattctgttctattctattctattctattctattctattctattctattatgtgTTGGATTTAGTCCAGTTATGTAAAAGTGATAGCAACACATTTTATTCTATGAAAAAGTGATAGTAACAagctctattcttttctattccattctcttctattttgtatttgatttagACCAATTATGGAAAAGTGATAGCAACaagttctattctgttctatttaaTTTAGTCCAATCAAGGCAAAGGTGATAGCAACAAGTtgtattctattctgttctattctattctgtattttatttagtcCAATTATGGAAAAGTGATAGCAACATGTTCTGTTctaatctattctattctattctattccattctattctcTGTTTGAGTAAAGTATTTTTGAAGTCTTTTAAAAGTGGTGTCTATCCATCTGTGATTCGCGTTTGTAGGCCTGAGCTGCACATCGCTGCTTCCCCCTCGGCGAGGTTCTTTTTTTCTAGAGAAGGGCAGTGGGATGTCCGTGGGAACTGTTTTGTCATTCTGGTGTCTCGAGGGGTACCAGCTGGTGGGCAGAGAGAAGATCACCTGTGTCCTGCGCAGCGACACCGCTCAGTGGAGCAACTACCCACCCGACTGTGAGGGTCTGTGTTCACTGTCATCATTTCTGTTTTAGAAAAAAACTCCTAAGAAATGCACTCCTGCTAAttaaatcccagattttcaatgtgCATTATTGTGTAAATATGGTAGCCATTCCTAAACCGGAGGACCGCGGGCTGAGAGTGGCCGTGCTGGCATCGGTAGTGAGCAGCATCGTCATCCTCGCCATGTCCGTGTCCTTCATCATCTGCTGTCTCCAGGAGCGCATGAGCAAAGAGAGGGCAGAACGGACAGACGGACGGGGCAGGTATGCACATCTGGGGAGGAAGAGACAAGGGAGCTTAAAATAGGCAAAGAGGATGCTAATGATTTCTCTGACTTTCCAGGACGAGAGACAAGCGCAAATCGGCCTGGAGGAGCGAGTGTTGGCTAGAGAGAGACAAAGGAGACTGGGAAGCTTTTCCACCACCTAATATTTACAACCTTTCCCAGCATCTTGATCCCCATCTGACCCGTGAGAGCCCGTTCTATATGGGAGGACTAGCTGGTTTTGATAACCGCGGGTATCAGAGGTGAGAAAATTAGTattgttcaatttaaaaatgaatggattAAATCATAATAGTTGTCACAATCATCAAATTTCTGGTACTATTTAAGAGACACAATTCTGATTTTCTTTCTATGTATTCTGagtttgtaataatgtttttgtttgcttccatcacaaaagaaaaaattataatggtaattgtgtttttttttttttaaatctcacaattctgactttttttgtaattgcaaGTTTGTCACAATTCTGTCAAAACACTGTCAATTCTGATTTTTCTGATTTACTTTGTTTTGTATACCATGGTGGAAACAATCTTTCAtagtaaacagttgtgctgcttaatattattatgGAAACCATTACGCATTTTAaccattatgcatttttaaagattctttaaagaacaacatttatttaaaatagtttttttttttttttacattccaaatgtctatactgtcaattttgatcaatttaacgttCCCTTGCTCACTAAAagcatacatttcttttttttaatttactttttgttttgcagGAGTCAGGAAAACCTCCTGAAAGCTCCTCTTCCAGGTCTTTACTGTACAGAAAGTCAGATGTATCCACATGTGGTCCTGCAGAGGGTTCCCACAGTGCCGAGTGCACCCAGCGCGCCCGTCTACCTCCGCCTCTCCACCCCTCCACCCACAGAAAGCCCCAATGAGCAGCCAATTCTGCCCCCGTACCCCAGCGCCGCTCCACAGCATCTGTGGCCatagaaacacatttttattcagaacTTTACAACTCTCGCCATGGCGACGGATTACGGCCCCTAAGTGGGAACAACTCCTGGAGTTCAGAAAACCAAGAGAAATGATGGACTCAAACTAGAGCAACCTAGATCACCTCACACCGCTAGATCTAGATGTTAGACCAGGTGTGGGTCCAAATGTAGTTACATTTAGTATGTTGCATATGTGAGGAGATTTCTGAATGACTCTTAGGAGGCCCGTTGTGTAGTTTCCTGGAGAGGAAAGTTATATTAAAAGAGGTGAGGACTCCATACTGGTACTGTGATCCACTCCAgggtttatttttgttagttagtactttttatttttgtggcaaaGGATCTGATTACTTgcactcataaaataaaaaaaatgcaactgtgTCAGGTCACATTAGagcattaatttaatatttctatgttttatatTATGGAAGGGTAGGAGAATTACACTGATGTCCAGAATACGGACAGACATTGGGATCTCATAAACCTATTATACTTCAAACTTGATTttgtttataacaaataaaaagattaaaatcacTGTACATGtgtcttgtattttttattgtccacaaatatatatatatatatatatatatatatatatatatatatatatatatataaaaatttaatattacaaaGTGCTTGcaatatctatataaaataatcttttgtaacatgaaaaatctactgtcaattttgattaaattaatgcatccttgctatacatatagatatatatatatatatatatattatatatatatatatattatatatatatatatatatacacacacacacagtatatacacgcACTTATATGTCCTATTTGCTGACTTTCTGGGTCCAGTCAAACTGACCTATTTTAGCTGTCTCATTAGCTGACCATCAAATGAATCAGTTCATCAGTTCAGCTTTGGCATGTTCACAGTATTTTATCTGTCTATTGCAGAATGTATAGTAAACAATGCTGTGAAGGACAGAGGATGAAGAAAACAAGATGATGGATGGGTAACAGTGAATTTAGCGTAACTAAATGACTGGCCTTTGCAGatgttgaatcatttttttttttttttgctctgaacagctgattcattttattatttacagtacctaataaatattcatgtaataaaatcattctgtttaaaattactattgttataGACTTCATATATATGATGGAAATGACGTTATTACACATTAAATTATGATTGAGAATGCTGTAATGTTGAGAGGCATACTGTTTGAGTTTAGTTAATTGCTCCCATGTTAACTAGCACTCCACATCAATGAGAAATGGAAGCTTCTTTACGCCCACAAGATGGCGCGATCGTCTCCTCTTCATTTCAACATGCATTTCAGTCATAAAACAGTAAACACACTTACATTAAACCGCAATCCTTCttcctcaaaataaaataatatacatcatAAACTTCTACATTACTATAGAATATATAGTAGGACTATAAAAAGAATATAACAGCCAAAAATGAATTCTTCATAATGGTATATTTTTTCCCCTGAAACACAAAGAGCAGAATGCTCTTTTTAATAACAGTGCAAGGGCACTCCACAAGAACAAGAAATCCAAACACCAAACACCACCAAATCAAAGGAGTCCATACAA comes from the Cyprinus carpio isolate SPL01 chromosome B4, ASM1834038v1, whole genome shotgun sequence genome and includes:
- the zgc:162331 gene encoding uncharacterized protein zgc:162331; the protein is MALKKSRLTWGFLLWSVTWSSAWTFTPHEGSSVSPIFHRTTPPSTKMGMNSTEAPTSNYSGLSCTSLLPPRRGSFFLEKGSGMSVGTVLSFWCLEGYQLVGREKITCVLRSDTAQWSNYPPDCEAIPKPEDRGLRVAVLASVVSSIVILAMSVSFIICCLQERMSKERAERTDGRGRTRDKRKSAWRSECWLERDKGDWEAFPPPNIYNLSQHLDPHLTRESPFYMGGLAGFDNRGYQRSQENLLKAPLPGLYCTESQMYPHVVLQRVPTVPSAPSAPVYLRLSTPPPTESPNEQPILPPYPSAAPQHLWP